One segment of Alkaliphilus flagellatus DNA contains the following:
- a CDS encoding DegV family protein: MSKIKFVTDSTAYIDKSFIEKYNIDIVPLSVNFEGSVENEGLPGEFDVFFKKLSKSSDFPTTSQPSIGAFAEVFNKAIKENYEVIAITLSSKLSGTFNSANAAASIVDSSKISIIDSLTAAANLKALVEKAIQLSEKGLSRQQIVNEIEEQKKHTGIRLTVATLDYLKKGGRLSTAEAMIGSLLNIKPIIGLIDGKLEPLSKVRGKKKAMDKMLEDIPSNASTIGICHIGILDEAKEYEKMIQKRFPNANTEIYELGPVIGSHLGLEAIGICYLY; the protein is encoded by the coding sequence ATGTCCAAAATTAAATTTGTAACTGATAGTACTGCATATATAGATAAATCTTTTATAGAAAAATATAATATTGATATAGTTCCACTATCTGTTAATTTTGAAGGCTCTGTGGAAAATGAAGGTTTACCAGGAGAATTTGATGTGTTTTTTAAAAAACTCTCAAAATCTTCAGATTTTCCAACCACATCTCAGCCATCTATTGGTGCCTTTGCCGAGGTGTTTAATAAAGCAATAAAAGAAAACTATGAAGTAATTGCTATTACCCTATCTTCAAAGTTAAGTGGCACATTTAACAGTGCTAATGCAGCAGCTAGCATTGTAGATTCATCTAAAATATCCATTATAGATTCGTTAACTGCTGCCGCCAATCTAAAAGCTTTAGTTGAAAAAGCAATTCAATTGTCAGAAAAAGGATTATCAAGACAACAAATAGTAAACGAGATTGAAGAACAAAAAAAACATACTGGTATACGTTTAACAGTAGCAACCTTGGATTACTTGAAAAAAGGTGGACGTCTTTCAACAGCCGAAGCAATGATAGGTTCTTTATTGAATATTAAGCCTATTATTGGATTGATAGACGGAAAATTAGAGCCTTTAAGTAAAGTTAGAGGAAAGAAAAAAGCAATGGACAAAATGCTTGAAGATATTCCATCTAATGCTTCTACTATTGGTATATGCCATATAGGTATTTTAGACGAGGCAAAAGAGTATGAAAAAATGATTCAGAAGCGTTTTCCAAATGCTAATACAGAAATATATGAATTAGGTCCAGTTATTGGTTCTCACTTAGGATTAGAAGCTATTGGTATTTGTTATCTCTACTAG
- a CDS encoding alanine/glycine:cation symporter family protein, whose translation MDLLQIISKINGVLWGPIMLFFLLGTGILFTIKLRVIQVRKFKLAWNETFGGMFKKSSKANEDGMSSYQALTTAIAAQVGTGNLAGVATAIATGGPGAVFWMWISAFFGMGTIFAEAILAQIHTERVDGEITGGPAYYIRKGLGSKFLAGFFAIAIVLALGFMGNMVQSNSIAEAAYSAFNMNKLVTGIIIAFIVGLITIGGIGRIASFTEKIVPIMAALYILGSLVIVLTNFNQIGPSFQLIFKSAFTPMAAAGGFLGSTVKGAFRYGIARGLFSNEAGMGSTPHAHAIAKVKHPAQQGLVATMGVVIDTGVVCTLTALVILTSGSLYSGNNGILLTQEGFVKGFGSFGNSFVAVCLFFFALSTIVGWYFFGESNIKYLFGKKAINIYRALVLVCIVVGTTMKVELVWELADTFNGLMVIPNIIALLGLTSLVVNVTNDFEKSLDEGNISEFGNN comes from the coding sequence ATGGACTTATTACAAATCATTAGTAAAATTAATGGCGTTTTATGGGGACCTATTATGTTATTTTTCCTTCTAGGTACTGGAATTTTATTTACTATTAAGCTTCGTGTAATTCAAGTTAGAAAGTTTAAGCTTGCTTGGAACGAAACCTTTGGAGGTATGTTTAAAAAAAGCTCTAAGGCTAACGAAGATGGTATGTCTTCATATCAGGCCTTAACAACTGCAATAGCTGCTCAAGTAGGAACAGGTAACTTAGCTGGAGTTGCTACCGCAATAGCAACCGGAGGTCCTGGTGCAGTCTTTTGGATGTGGATTAGCGCTTTTTTCGGGATGGGTACTATATTTGCAGAAGCTATATTAGCTCAAATCCATACAGAAAGAGTAGACGGTGAAATTACAGGTGGACCAGCCTATTATATTCGTAAAGGCTTAGGTAGTAAATTTTTAGCAGGTTTTTTTGCAATAGCAATAGTCTTAGCTCTAGGATTTATGGGGAATATGGTGCAGTCAAACTCTATAGCAGAAGCTGCATACAGCGCTTTTAATATGAACAAGCTTGTAACTGGTATAATCATTGCCTTTATAGTAGGTCTTATTACGATTGGAGGAATAGGAAGAATAGCATCCTTTACTGAAAAAATAGTACCTATTATGGCAGCCTTATATATTTTAGGAAGCTTAGTTATTGTTTTAACAAACTTTAACCAAATTGGACCATCATTTCAATTAATTTTTAAAAGCGCATTTACCCCGATGGCAGCAGCGGGAGGATTTTTAGGTTCAACAGTAAAAGGAGCCTTTCGTTATGGTATCGCAAGAGGGCTTTTCTCCAATGAAGCAGGAATGGGATCTACTCCTCATGCCCATGCTATAGCTAAGGTGAAACACCCAGCACAACAGGGACTAGTGGCAACTATGGGGGTTGTAATAGATACTGGAGTTGTCTGTACATTAACCGCTCTAGTAATTTTAACAAGTGGTAGCCTTTACTCTGGAAACAACGGAATATTATTAACTCAAGAAGGATTTGTAAAAGGATTTGGTAGCTTTGGTAATTCATTTGTAGCAGTCTGTTTATTCTTCTTTGCTTTATCCACTATAGTAGGATGGTATTTCTTTGGAGAATCTAACATAAAATACTTATTTGGTAAAAAAGCAATCAATATTTACAGAGCATTAGTTTTAGTATGTATTGTTGTAGGTACTACAATGAAGGTTGAGCTAGTATGGGAATTAGCAGATACATTTAATGGTCTAATGGTTATACCTAATATTATTGCTCTACTAGGGTTAACCTCTTTAGTTGTAAATGTTACAAATGACTTTGAAAAAAGCTTAGACGAAGGAAATATATCAGAATTTGGGAATAATTAA
- a CDS encoding polysaccharide deacetylase family protein — protein sequence MKKWIFGIVVVSILSMLFVGCTTVGAVKLPVDLNDDEKQIENIAPDKIEDIDDNKIKDEEKTNQDEINVEIETDEKNNNDKINDTANQSESENKADQDKKTDIVDSKIHYSGDGSKKLVALTFDDGPESKYTSQIMDILDQYDIKATFFVIGQNAEKYPEVLKSIHEKGHEIGNHSWSHKYLPKLSKQEVEKEILMTEELITDILGEHSAVLRPPYGALKKQGIEFVNSLGYNVVNWSVDTRDWAGTSGEQMMKYVQQQLKPGGIVLMHNGGNPKSVKNTVDTLPQMIEWIREQGYEFVTVSEILDL from the coding sequence ATGAAAAAATGGATATTCGGTATTGTCGTAGTAAGTATTTTAAGTATGTTATTTGTAGGCTGCACAACAGTTGGTGCAGTAAAACTCCCGGTCGATTTAAATGATGATGAAAAGCAAATCGAAAATATTGCTCCGGATAAGATTGAAGATATAGATGATAATAAAATAAAGGATGAAGAAAAAACAAATCAAGATGAAATAAATGTAGAAATTGAAACAGATGAGAAAAATAATAATGATAAAATTAATGATACAGCTAATCAATCAGAAAGTGAAAATAAAGCAGACCAAGATAAAAAAACAGACATTGTAGATTCTAAAATTCATTACTCAGGGGACGGTAGCAAAAAGTTAGTTGCTCTTACCTTTGATGATGGACCAGAATCCAAATATACTTCACAAATTATGGATATATTAGATCAATATGATATTAAAGCTACATTCTTTGTTATAGGACAAAATGCTGAAAAATATCCTGAAGTATTAAAGAGCATTCATGAAAAGGGTCATGAAATAGGTAACCATAGTTGGAGTCATAAATATTTGCCAAAGCTATCGAAGCAAGAAGTAGAAAAGGAGATATTAATGACTGAGGAATTGATAACAGATATACTAGGAGAGCATAGTGCAGTATTAAGACCGCCCTATGGTGCACTTAAAAAACAAGGAATAGAATTTGTTAACTCTTTAGGATATAACGTTGTTAACTGGTCAGTAGACACTAGAGATTGGGCTGGAACATCGGGTGAACAGATGATGAAATATGTTCAGCAGCAATTAAAGCCGGGTGGGATTGTTTTAATGCATAATGGAGGTAATCCAAAATCAGTAAAAAACACTGTAGATACATTACCCCAAATGATAGAGTGGATTAGAGAACAGGGATATGAATTTGTTACTGTTTCTGAGATATTAGATTTATAA
- a CDS encoding ECF transporter S component has translation MNMIKTKNIVNGAMCIALGVLLPQVFHLVGGAGPAFLPMHIPVLLAGFLVSPITGLYVGILTPILSHLITGMPPIAPIPMLPIMIFELSTYGFIAGILYNKLKMNVFISLAGSMLAGRITYGFIVYIMLTFFHVKMAGPIVAVIGAVNNGILGIILQIVFIPVLVKLLEGELIHVRSNISPK, from the coding sequence ATGAATATGATAAAAACTAAGAACATAGTAAATGGTGCAATGTGTATTGCACTAGGAGTACTGCTACCCCAGGTGTTTCATTTAGTAGGTGGTGCTGGGCCTGCATTTCTACCAATGCACATACCTGTTTTATTGGCTGGTTTTTTAGTTAGTCCAATTACAGGTTTATATGTAGGAATATTGACTCCAATTTTAAGTCATTTAATTACCGGTATGCCACCTATTGCACCAATACCTATGCTTCCGATTATGATATTTGAGTTATCTACATATGGATTTATTGCTGGTATATTATATAATAAACTAAAGATGAATGTATTTATATCTTTGGCTGGATCTATGTTGGCAGGTAGGATTACTTATGGATTTATTGTTTATATTATGCTCACATTTTTTCATGTTAAAATGGCAGGACCTATAGTTGCTGTAATAGGAGCTGTTAATAATGGTATATTAGGTATAATTCTTCAAATAGTATTTATACCTGTACTTGTAAAGTTATTGGAAGGGGAGTTAATTCATGTCAGATCGAATATTAGCCCAAAATAA
- a CDS encoding CvfB family protein, which produces MKLNVGKVNRLKIFEIDQRGALLKGEDGGKGILLSLKELPNDKIVGDFIDAFIYRDSNNRLAATLKKPYGEVDEIAYLKVVDVTSIGGFLDWGLEKDLFIPMREQVCKIQKDKYYLVKIYLDKSERLCATMKIDNDLKTHPSYKPGEMVQGTVYGYNPRLGAFIAVDNQYYGFAHISEIFNDLRIGDKSSFRVVKIREDGRVDLSTRQVAHRQMGSDAEDILQILAIRRGFLPLNDKSEPEEIKKYLSISKNAFKRALGRLLKEKKVIQTDEGIKLLVNVKIKELEEND; this is translated from the coding sequence TTGAAATTAAACGTGGGTAAGGTAAATAGGCTAAAAATATTTGAAATCGATCAAAGAGGTGCTCTGTTAAAAGGAGAAGATGGTGGTAAGGGTATTCTACTTTCTTTAAAAGAACTTCCTAATGATAAGATTGTAGGAGACTTTATAGATGCTTTCATTTATAGAGATTCCAATAATCGTTTGGCAGCTACTCTAAAAAAACCATATGGTGAAGTTGACGAAATTGCTTATCTTAAGGTTGTAGATGTAACTTCGATAGGTGGATTTTTAGATTGGGGTTTAGAAAAAGACTTGTTTATTCCTATGCGTGAACAGGTTTGTAAGATTCAGAAGGATAAATACTATCTAGTAAAGATTTATTTAGATAAAAGCGAAAGATTATGCGCAACTATGAAAATTGATAATGACTTAAAAACTCATCCATCCTATAAGCCAGGAGAAATGGTACAAGGTACAGTGTATGGATATAATCCTAGACTAGGTGCTTTTATTGCTGTTGATAATCAGTATTATGGATTTGCTCATATATCAGAGATATTTAATGATTTAAGAATAGGTGATAAATCAAGTTTTAGGGTTGTTAAAATTCGTGAGGATGGACGGGTAGACCTATCTACAAGACAAGTAGCCCATAGACAGATGGGTAGTGATGCGGAAGATATTTTACAAATTCTAGCTATTAGAAGAGGCTTTTTACCATTAAATGATAAAAGTGAACCTGAAGAAATAAAAAAATATTTATCTATTAGTAAAAATGCTTTTAAAAGAGCTCTGGGAAGATTATTAAAGGAGAAGAAGGTAATCCAGACAGATGAAGGAATTAAATTGTTAGTTAATGTAAAGATAAAAGAATTAGAAGAAAATGACTAA
- a CDS encoding metal-dependent hydrolase, with protein MLGRTHVTLGLMLSLLVVPLLGTSLTIGKFNLPAIIVSIIGALLPDLDMGTSALGAKFGFIKAKHIKKIWIAILTLTSIVTIIFLKDTPVFYGIAFIIFLGFVFADKFARKGYYTIRNFVQSIVGISIILFSYYYQHYVLVFVGIILILLLFSKHRGLSHSIVFLVGSTFAVRKISLFYGDVDYSMIFAVSMVSHLLGDMLTKSGIGLWVPFNDKRIKFPYTIKTGGKVEKLIFTGALFAIFNILKGLQL; from the coding sequence ATGTTAGGGAGAACTCATGTTACTTTAGGTCTGATGTTATCATTATTAGTAGTTCCACTTTTAGGGACCTCCTTAACTATTGGTAAATTTAACTTGCCTGCTATTATAGTGTCGATAATAGGAGCTTTATTACCAGACTTAGATATGGGGACATCTGCTTTGGGAGCTAAATTTGGTTTTATTAAGGCCAAGCATATAAAAAAAATATGGATTGCTATTTTAACTTTAACGTCAATTGTTACTATTATTTTTTTAAAGGATACTCCTGTTTTTTATGGCATTGCTTTTATAATTTTTTTAGGATTTGTATTTGCTGATAAATTTGCACGAAAAGGGTACTATACAATTAGAAACTTTGTACAATCTATAGTAGGGATATCGATTATTCTATTCTCTTACTACTATCAGCACTATGTTTTAGTTTTTGTCGGGATTATTCTAATTTTATTATTATTCAGTAAGCATAGGGGATTATCCCACTCTATTGTTTTTTTAGTCGGATCCACATTCGCGGTTAGAAAAATAAGCTTATTTTATGGAGATGTGGACTATAGTATGATTTTTGCAGTGAGTATGGTTAGTCATCTATTAGGAGATATGCTTACAAAATCAGGGATAGGACTTTGGGTACCTTTTAATGATAAACGCATTAAGTTTCCATACACTATAAAAACTGGTGGAAAAGTAGAAAAACTCATCTTTACAGGGGCTCTATTTGCAATATTTAATATATTAAAAGGGTTACAATTATAG
- a CDS encoding Asp23/Gls24 family envelope stress response protein, translated as MEVVSGQGKIRISNDVIMLIAKKSVEEVEGVVSFSGGLPVGIMEFFSKNTATKKGVKIKNEETQVVINLSVVVKYGVIIPEVIKAVQDKVKKSIEAMTDIGVGKVNVFVQDIQL; from the coding sequence ATGGAGGTTGTTTCTGGACAAGGGAAAATAAGAATTTCTAATGATGTTATTATGCTAATTGCTAAGAAATCAGTAGAGGAAGTAGAAGGAGTTGTTTCATTTAGTGGTGGACTGCCTGTAGGCATAATGGAGTTTTTCAGTAAAAATACTGCTACGAAAAAAGGAGTAAAGATTAAAAATGAAGAAACTCAAGTAGTTATAAATCTTTCAGTAGTAGTGAAATATGGAGTTATTATTCCTGAAGTGATAAAAGCAGTACAAGACAAGGTAAAGAAGTCTATTGAAGCCATGACGGATATTGGAGTGGGAAAAGTGAACGTATTTGTTCAAGATATTCAATTATAA
- a CDS encoding cation diffusion facilitator family transporter yields the protein MMNEKQSKTKEINRIIIITIILNILLLIIKVAAGVQSNSTALIADGLHSGSDVITSIGVIIGIAMAQKPRDEMHHYGHEKIEVIVTFILAIILIYIGGKIGYSALIAIIKKEQVYFSYFALFAAFISIIIKEIQYQVSFRVGNREQSTALIADAWHHRSDALSSIASFIGILGAKYGVYILDALAGLVVSAIVIKVGIQIFIDCFQQLIDVSIHLDEIDSVKEIIINEAYIKNVSDIRTRKHGSKVFVDIRICVDPHINVYEGHEIAERVESIIKTEIANIKDVIVHVDPYCANSEDGLNCKGNSCDC from the coding sequence ATGATGAATGAAAAACAATCTAAAACTAAGGAAATTAATAGAATAATAATTATAACTATTATTCTAAATATATTGTTGCTAATTATTAAGGTAGCAGCAGGAGTACAATCTAATAGTACTGCATTAATAGCTGATGGCCTTCATTCTGGGTCTGATGTAATAACATCTATAGGAGTTATTATAGGAATAGCAATGGCTCAAAAACCTAGAGATGAAATGCATCACTATGGTCATGAAAAGATCGAAGTAATAGTAACGTTTATATTGGCAATAATACTGATTTATATAGGTGGGAAAATTGGATACAGTGCACTTATAGCTATAATAAAAAAGGAACAGGTATATTTTAGTTATTTTGCTCTGTTTGCAGCTTTCATCTCCATAATTATTAAGGAAATACAATATCAGGTTTCATTTAGAGTAGGTAATAGGGAGCAAAGCACCGCTTTAATAGCTGATGCATGGCATCATCGTTCAGATGCGCTTTCTTCAATAGCTTCATTCATTGGAATATTAGGAGCAAAGTACGGAGTATATATTTTGGATGCTTTAGCAGGTTTAGTTGTTTCCGCAATCGTAATAAAAGTTGGTATTCAAATATTTATAGATTGCTTTCAACAACTAATAGATGTATCTATACATCTTGATGAAATAGATAGTGTAAAGGAAATTATAATAAATGAAGCTTATATTAAGAACGTAAGTGATATACGAACTCGTAAGCATGGATCAAAGGTTTTTGTGGATATTAGAATATGTGTTGATCCTCACATTAACGTATACGAAGGACATGAGATTGCAGAAAGGGTGGAAAGTATAATTAAGACAGAAATAGCAAATATAAAGGATGTAATTGTACATGTGGACCCATATTGTGCTAATAGCGAAGACGGGCTAAATTGCAAAGGAAATAGTTGTGATTGTTAA
- a CDS encoding DUF1893 domain-containing protein, producing MSDRILAQNKLTEGEYSCVLVKDGNIIMTSYDKGIKPLLTKLIEDEKFLENAVLADKVIGKAAALLSIFGGIKSVYAHVISDCAKMILEKNGIDVEYNRIVPYIMNKDGTDKCLMEKLIDDIEDPAEAFTVFKNFFKV from the coding sequence ATGTCAGATCGAATATTAGCCCAAAATAAACTGACGGAAGGAGAATATTCCTGTGTTTTAGTAAAGGATGGAAATATAATAATGACTTCCTACGATAAAGGAATTAAACCGTTACTTACTAAGCTAATAGAAGATGAAAAATTTTTAGAAAATGCCGTGTTAGCTGATAAGGTTATTGGAAAAGCAGCTGCTTTATTATCAATATTTGGTGGTATTAAGTCAGTATATGCCCATGTAATAAGTGATTGTGCTAAAATGATATTGGAGAAAAACGGAATAGATGTTGAATATAATCGTATTGTACCATATATTATGAATAAAGATGGAACAGATAAATGCCTTATGGAAAAACTTATCGATGATATAGAAGATCCAGCAGAAGCTTTTACAGTATTTAAGAATTTTTTTAAAGTATAG
- the mobA gene encoding molybdenum cofactor guanylyltransferase, which produces MIYSRVTAVVLAGGRSIRMGRNKALLKLGNKTMIERVVEPLQTIFENIIIVTNMPKEYPMLKKVKFVSDCVDMEEKNSLVGLYSGLIESKTDHIFVIACDMPFINTKLSEYMVDLLQDEDVIIPFVDGYYQPLYAIYGKRCIPEFEKLFQRRWYKIIDAFQDLKIRKITREEILELDSSMLCFENINTYDQYLQLKGVFD; this is translated from the coding sequence ATGATTTATAGCAGGGTTACTGCTGTTGTATTAGCTGGGGGTAGAAGTATAAGGATGGGTCGGAATAAAGCACTACTTAAGCTTGGTAATAAGACCATGATAGAAAGAGTGGTAGAGCCACTACAAACAATATTTGAAAATATAATTATAGTAACTAATATGCCAAAAGAATATCCTATGCTGAAAAAAGTAAAATTTGTTAGTGATTGTGTAGATATGGAAGAAAAAAATTCTTTAGTTGGACTATACTCAGGGTTAATAGAAAGTAAAACAGACCACATATTTGTTATAGCATGTGATATGCCTTTTATTAATACTAAATTAAGTGAATATATGGTTGACTTATTACAGGATGAAGATGTTATAATTCCTTTTGTAGATGGATACTATCAACCACTCTATGCAATATATGGTAAGAGATGTATACCGGAGTTTGAAAAATTGTTTCAAAGAAGGTGGTATAAGATTATAGATGCTTTTCAAGATTTAAAGATTAGAAAAATAACTAGAGAAGAGATTTTAGAACTAGATTCTTCTATGTTATGTTTTGAGAACATTAATACTTACGATCAGTATTTACAACTAAAAGGCGTTTTTGATTAA
- a CDS encoding Na/Pi cotransporter family protein: MEIFFGIVGGLGLFLYGMTIMSTGLQKAAGNKLKSIISMLTSNRFMAVTVGAIITMIVQSSSATTVMVVGFVNAGMMNLAQAVGVIMGSNIGTTITAQIITFKIDRYAPLIIGLSVAVWLFTNNRKVKQFAEACIGFGILFLGMKFMGDALKPLGEYEGFRNLLISFGQHPFLGILAGFAITVAVQSSSASTGILLALSSQGLIPISSGLPILFGINIGTTITAVLSSIGANRTAKRAAAIHVMFNLFGTIIFIVLLQRPLYWAVNMIDPGTTAYAVSRQIANAHTIFNIVNTIIMFPFIGLLVKLATKIIPGEEDKGEGIKYIDERILETPPIALASAMKETLHMGNVARESLESALEGFYNKNQKKIDETMRIEKVVNEMERELAAYLVKLSNTDISVENRETVDGLFNTINDIERVGDHAENLAELAQFTIDNHLAFSETAIDELRQMSGLVLQAYIDSLTALKSLDGGLAMKVVKTEGRIDYLEKTLRANHIGRLSAQQCIPSSGIIFLDIISNLERIADHASNIAMAVMDKIKAVK, from the coding sequence ATGGAAATCTTTTTTGGTATAGTTGGAGGGCTGGGGTTATTTCTTTATGGAATGACTATTATGAGTACGGGACTTCAGAAGGCTGCAGGTAATAAGTTAAAATCTATTATTAGCATGCTTACTAGTAATAGATTTATGGCTGTTACTGTTGGTGCTATTATAACTATGATCGTTCAAAGTAGTAGTGCTACTACTGTTATGGTAGTTGGTTTTGTTAATGCTGGAATGATGAATCTGGCTCAAGCTGTAGGAGTTATTATGGGATCTAACATTGGGACAACCATCACAGCTCAAATAATTACATTTAAAATTGATAGATATGCACCACTTATTATAGGACTTTCTGTAGCAGTTTGGTTATTCACTAATAATCGAAAGGTTAAACAGTTTGCAGAAGCCTGTATTGGTTTTGGTATTTTATTTTTAGGTATGAAATTTATGGGAGATGCATTAAAACCACTAGGAGAATATGAAGGCTTTAGAAATCTTTTAATAAGCTTTGGCCAACATCCATTTTTAGGTATTTTAGCTGGATTTGCGATTACAGTGGCTGTTCAAAGTAGTAGTGCATCTACAGGTATACTATTGGCTTTATCTTCTCAAGGACTAATTCCTATTTCATCGGGATTACCTATTTTATTTGGTATTAATATTGGTACAACTATAACAGCGGTACTTTCAAGTATAGGGGCTAACCGTACTGCTAAAAGAGCTGCAGCAATTCATGTTATGTTTAATCTGTTTGGAACTATAATCTTTATTGTTTTATTGCAAAGACCATTATATTGGGCAGTTAATATGATAGACCCAGGAACTACTGCATATGCTGTTTCAAGACAAATTGCCAATGCTCATACAATATTTAATATTGTAAATACAATTATTATGTTCCCTTTTATTGGGTTACTAGTTAAACTTGCTACTAAGATTATTCCTGGAGAAGAAGATAAAGGAGAAGGAATTAAATATATTGATGAACGTATTTTAGAGACACCTCCAATCGCTTTAGCTAGTGCTATGAAAGAGACTCTTCATATGGGTAATGTGGCTAGAGAATCTTTAGAAAGTGCACTAGAAGGATTTTACAATAAAAATCAAAAGAAAATAGACGAAACAATGAGGATAGAAAAAGTAGTTAATGAAATGGAACGAGAACTTGCTGCATACTTAGTAAAATTATCTAATACTGATATTTCTGTGGAAAACAGAGAAACTGTAGATGGACTTTTTAATACAATCAATGATATTGAAAGAGTAGGAGATCATGCTGAAAACTTAGCAGAGTTGGCCCAATTTACTATAGATAATCATTTGGCGTTTTCTGAAACAGCTATAGATGAATTAAGACAGATGTCTGGGTTAGTTTTACAGGCATATATAGACTCTCTAACAGCCTTAAAGTCTTTAGACGGGGGATTAGCTATGAAGGTAGTTAAAACTGAAGGACGTATAGACTATTTAGAGAAGACTTTAAGGGCAAACCATATTGGTAGATTAAGTGCCCAACAATGTATTCCAAGTTCAGGTATTATCTTTTTAGATATCATTAGTAATTTAGAGCGTATTGCAGATCATGCCTCTAACATTGCTATGGCTGTAATGGATAAAATTAAAGCTGTAAAGTAG
- the acpP gene encoding acyl carrier protein, which produces MVLQKVKEIVADQLGIDDVESITSTTSLMSDLEADSLDAVEIIMAIEDEFGVEIPDEEAESFKNIGDIVEYVEANK; this is translated from the coding sequence ATGGTATTACAAAAAGTTAAAGAAATTGTTGCTGATCAATTAGGTATTGATGATGTTGAGTCTATAACTTCTACGACTTCTCTAATGAGTGATTTAGAAGCTGACTCTTTAGACGCAGTAGAAATCATTATGGCTATTGAAGACGAGTTTGGTGTAGAAATTCCTGATGAAGAAGCTGAAAGCTTTAAAAATATCGGAGATATAGTTGAATACGTAGAAGCTAATAAATAG